One genomic segment of Panicum virgatum strain AP13 chromosome 2N, P.virgatum_v5, whole genome shotgun sequence includes these proteins:
- the LOC120658438 gene encoding signal peptidase complex subunit 3B-like, whose amino-acid sequence MHSFGHRANAVATFAVTILAAMCFAASFSDNFNTPAPTASVKILNINWFQKEANGNDEVSMTLNISADLLSLFTWNTKQVFVFVAAEYETPQNSLNQVSLWDGIISAKEHAKFLIHTTNKYRFIDQGSNLKGKEFNLTMHWHIMPKTGKMFADKIVMTGYRLPEQYR is encoded by the exons ATGCACTCGTTCGGGCACCGCGCGAACGCGGTGGCGACGTTCGCGGTCACCATACTGGCCGCGATGTGCTTCGCCGCCTCCTTCTCCGACAACTTCAACACCCCCGCCCCCACCGCCTCCGTCAAG ATCTTGAACATAAACTGGTTCCAGAAGGAGGCGAACGGCAACGACGAG GTTAGCATGACGCTGAACATCTCGGCGGACCTTTTGTCTCTGTTCACGTGGAACACAAAACAG GTGTTTGTCTTTGTGGCGGCTGAGTATGAAACTCCCCAAAATTCTTTGAATCAA GTTTCCCTTTGGGATGGAATTATATCTGCAAAAGAGCATGCCAAGTTTTTGATCCATACTACAAACAAGTACAGATTTATTGACCAG GGAAGCAATCTGAAGGGCAAGGAATTCAACTTGACAATGCATTGGCACATTATGCCAAAGACTGGCAAGATGTTTGCAGATAAGATCGTTATGACAGGTTATAGGCTCCCGGAGCAGTACAGATAG
- the LOC120658302 gene encoding protein PHOX1-like has protein sequence MGKASLKKKRASGGGGGGGGKPASLERSGSKVLDGDETIFTDMAQEHKEEGNKLFQRRDYDRALLNYDKAIKLLPRAHPDVAYLHSNIAACYMQMSPPDYYRAINECNVALEASPKYTKALLKRARCFEALGRLDLACRDVNKVLALEPNNLTALDVADRVKNAMEEKGIVLEEKEVMPTPEEVVAAAPKQKPRKKRGGRKAAAKAAAAAVEEVEEQKIAEAVKEDVEEPPRQVKLVFGEDIRWAQVPASCSMAQLREAVRSKFPGLKAVLVKYKDKEGDLVTITNQDELKWAEQLADPGSSLRLYVTEANPEHEPYIDDSNSGPMERNVNSASENGSIRSNRQDEDRSTVTCIDDWIVQFARLFKNHVGVSSDEYLDLHEVSMKLYTEAIEDTITTDEAQEVFQLAERNFQEMAALAFFHWGNVHMSRARKRLLLSGDAPRELVLEQVKEAYEWAREEYNKAGKTYEEAVKAKPDFFEGFLALAHQQFEQAKLSWYYAVGSNLDLETCSTEILELFNKAEDNIEKGIEMWEEMEEQRLKNRSKPSQENVVLEKMGLEEYIKDVSTDDAAEQASNLRSQINILWGMLLYERSVVEFKLGLPMWEDCLMSAIEKFKLGGASATDIAVLVKNHCANETAQDGLVFKIEEIVLAWNEMYDIKRWLRGVPSFRLEPLFRRRVPQLHTALEHI, from the exons ATGGGCAAGGCGTcgctgaagaagaagagggcctccggcggcggcggcggtggcggcggcaagcCGGCGTCGCTCGAGCGGTCCGGCTCCAAGGTCCTCGACGGCGATGAGACCATCTTCACGGACATGGCGCAGGAGCACAAGGAGGAGGGCAACAAGCTCTTCCAGCGCCGGGACTACGACCGCGCGCTGCTCAACTACGACAAGGCCATCAAGCTGCTCCCCCGGGCGCACCCCGACGTCGCCTACCTCCACAGCAATATCGCCGCCTGCTACATGCAGATGAGCCCGCCTGACTACTACCGCGCCATCAACGAGTGCAACGTCGCGCTCGAGGCCTCGCCCAAGTACACCAAGGCGCTGCTCAAGCGGGCGCGCTGTTTCGAGGCGCTGGGCAGGCTCGACCTCGCCTGCAGGGACGTCAACAAGGTGCTCGCCCTGGAGCCCAACAACCTCACCGCGCTGGATGTGGCCGACAGGGTCAAGAACGCCATGGAGGAGAAGGGGATTGTGCTGGAAGAAAAGGAGGTCATGCCCACtccggaggaggtggtggctgCTGCACCCAAGCAGAAGCCGCGCAAGAAGAGGGGAGGACGGAAGGCCGCTGCCAAGGCCGCAGCGGCGGCTGTGGAGGAGGTCGAGGAGCAGAAGATAGCGGAAGCTGTCAAGGAGGATGTGGAGGAGCCACCGAGGCAGGTCAAACTTGTGTTTGGGGAGGACATAAGGTGGGCTCAGGTGCCGGCAAGCTGCAGCATGGCACAGCTGCGTGAGGCCGTTAGGAGCAAGTTTCCAGGGCTGAAGGCTGTTCTTGTCAAGTACAAGGACAAGGAGGGTGATCTTGTGACAATCACCAACCAGGACGAGCTGAAATGGGCTGAGCAGTTGGCTGATCCTGGGAGCTCACTTCGGCTGTATGTCACTGAGGCCAACCCGGAGCATGAACCTTATATTGATGATTCCAATAGTGGGCCAATGGAGAGAAATGTGAACAGCGCTTCAGAAAATGGAAGTATCAGAAGCAATAGGCAGGATGAGGATAGGAGCACGGTGACTTGCATTGATGATTGGATTGTGCAATTCGCCCGACTTTTCAAGAATCATGTTGGGGTTAGCTCTGATGAGTATCTGGACCTCCATGAGGTTAGTATGAAGCTCTACACTGAGGCAATTGAGGACACTATTACTACTGATGAAGCCCAGGAGGTGTTTCAACTTGCCGAGCGAAACTTCCAAGAGATGGCAGCACTTGCATTTTTCCACTGGGGTAATGTTCATATGTCCCGGGCCAGGAAAAGGTTGTTATTATCAGGAGATGCCCCAAGAGAATTGGTGCTTGAGCAAGTGAAGGAGGCATATGAATGGGCAAGGGAAGAGTACAATAAGGCTGGAAAGACATATGAAGAAGCCGTGAAGGCTAAGCCGGACTTTTTCGAGGGTTTCCTTGCACTTGCACATCAGCAGTTTGAGCAAGCGAAACTGTCGTGGTACTATGCAGTTGGTAGTAACCTGGATTTGGAAACATGTTCAACGGAAATCTTGGAGCTCTTCAATAAAGCTGAGGATAACATTGAGAAGGGTATAGAAATGTGGGAGGAAATGGAAGAACAGCGTCTGAAGAATCGATCTAAGCCTAGCCAGGAGAATGTTGTGCTAGAGAAGATGGGCTTGGAGGAGTACATCAAAGATGTATCCACTGATGACGCGGCTGAACAGGCTTCCAATTTGAGGTCTCAGATAAACATTTTATGGGGTATGCTCCTCTATGAGCGTTCAGttgtggaatttaaattaggtcTTCCAATGTGGGAAGATTGTCTGATGTCAGCTATTGAAAAGTTTAAACTTGGGGGAGCTTCAGCTACAGATATTGCTGTGCTGGTGAAAAACCACTGCGCCAATGAAACTGCCCAAGATG GTTTGGTCTTCAAGATTGAGGAAATTGTGCTAGCTTGGAATGAAATGTATGACATTAAACGGTGGCTGCGTGGCGTTCCATCCTTCCGCCTTGAGCCATTATTTAGGAGGAGAGTTCCACAATTGCATACTGCACTGGAACATATATAG